A section of the Acidobacterium capsulatum ATCC 51196 genome encodes:
- a CDS encoding IS481-like element ISAcp2 family transposase yields MDIHQNARLTPYSREQLARKVICTGCTLKLAAASFNVSAKTAGKWVRRYRAEGSDGLRDRSSRPHRSPRRLPEALRLSVIELRRGYMPGYQIARRSAVSVSSVSRILRRARLSRWRDLNPPPPVVRYEHAAPGDLLHLDIKGMTRFGEVSLRGDGRLRGKKEHPGFLALHVAVDDHSRMVFAQMLADQKAETTIGFLHAAVEFFASHGIGIRALLTDNGSSYRSRQFRQACQQMAIKHSRTRPYTPRTNGKAERFIQTAMREWAYAKHWTDSSQRDQHLQSWIHYYNHERPHGSLNYKPPSSRSQEGTTS; encoded by the coding sequence ATGGACATTCACCAGAATGCTCGTCTAACGCCTTACAGTCGAGAGCAGTTGGCGAGAAAAGTTATTTGTACCGGGTGCACGTTGAAGCTGGCCGCGGCCAGCTTCAACGTGAGCGCAAAGACGGCCGGCAAATGGGTGCGCCGGTATCGCGCCGAGGGTTCGGATGGCTTGCGGGACCGCAGCTCGCGTCCGCATCGCAGCCCGCGGCGCTTGCCGGAGGCGTTGCGGCTGAGTGTGATTGAGCTACGGCGGGGTTACATGCCGGGGTATCAGATCGCCCGGCGCAGCGCTGTGAGCGTGTCTTCGGTGAGCCGTATTTTGCGGCGCGCGCGGCTGAGCCGATGGCGCGATCTGAACCCGCCTCCGCCGGTGGTTCGCTATGAGCATGCCGCTCCAGGCGACTTGCTGCATCTGGACATCAAAGGCATGACGCGCTTCGGCGAGGTCTCGCTGCGCGGCGACGGCAGGCTGCGGGGCAAGAAGGAACACCCGGGCTTTTTGGCTCTGCATGTGGCCGTCGACGATCACTCGCGCATGGTCTTCGCCCAGATGCTGGCCGATCAGAAGGCGGAAACCACGATCGGTTTTCTGCACGCGGCGGTTGAGTTTTTCGCCAGCCATGGTATCGGCATCCGCGCGCTGCTGACCGACAACGGCAGCAGCTACCGCTCTCGCCAGTTCCGTCAGGCTTGCCAGCAGATGGCCATCAAACACAGCCGCACTCGGCCCTATACCCCCAGAACCAACGGCAAGGCCGAGCGCTTCATCCAGACAGCCATGCGCGAATGGGCTTACGCCAAACACTGGACCGACTCCAGCCAGAGAGATCAACACTTGCAGTCCTGGATCCACTACTACAACCACGAAAGACCTCATGGTAGCCTCAACTACAAACCGCCAAGCAGCCGATCCCAAGAAGGAACAACCTCTTGA
- a CDS encoding ABC transporter ATP-binding protein has protein sequence MRNSAPSAPAPAAPPAVRLETVSKLYGTFAALRKITLEIETARCYVLLGENGAGKSTLLRVLAGLIQPSYGTVRVFEGIAPGQARGRIGYMSHAPMLYDQMTGQENLAYFAGLYRDRHCLTPAEALTAVGLDPALTRPISQYSQGMRQRASLARVLISQPELLLLDEPFSNMDVASAHQMLDLLHTIRAAGRTIVLTTHQRELAEPLADSLLIMQAGAVSQVLDGPARRSGASA, from the coding sequence ATGCGCAATTCCGCCCCCTCGGCGCCGGCCCCCGCAGCGCCCCCTGCCGTGCGGCTCGAGACCGTCTCCAAGCTCTACGGCACCTTTGCCGCGCTGCGCAAAATCACCCTCGAAATCGAAACCGCCCGCTGCTATGTCCTGCTGGGCGAAAACGGCGCGGGCAAGTCCACTCTGCTGCGCGTGCTCGCCGGGCTCATCCAGCCCAGCTATGGCACCGTGCGCGTCTTTGAGGGCATCGCTCCCGGCCAGGCGCGCGGACGCATCGGCTACATGAGCCACGCGCCCATGCTCTATGACCAGATGACCGGGCAGGAGAACCTCGCCTACTTCGCCGGCCTCTACCGCGACCGCCACTGCCTTACGCCCGCCGAGGCGCTCACTGCCGTGGGCCTTGACCCCGCGCTCACACGCCCCATCTCGCAGTACTCGCAGGGCATGCGCCAGCGCGCCTCGCTCGCCCGCGTACTCATTTCGCAGCCTGAATTACTGCTGCTCGACGAGCCATTCTCCAACATGGACGTCGCCAGCGCCCACCAGATGCTCGACCTGCTCCACACCATCCGCGCCGCCGGACGCACCATCGTGCTCACCACCCACCAGCGCGAGCTGGCCGAGCCGCTCGCCGACTCGCTGCTCATCATGCAGGCCGGCGCCGTGTCCCAAGTGCTCGATGGCCCCGCCCGCCGCTCGGGAGCCTCCGCATGA
- the ybaK gene encoding Cys-tRNA(Pro) deacylase, whose translation MRTNAARFLDTLKIPYELREYHVAPEEFSAIAVAEKIGMPPEQVFKTLLCVTHERDHVFAVVPGNEELDFKKLAQAASTRKAEMVAVKDVQPLTGYVRGGVTVFGAKKSFPVFVDETIELFDTISVSAGARGIQMLLSPTDYLRAAEASAVPLTKDVLPEAAR comes from the coding sequence ATGAGAACCAACGCAGCGCGCTTTCTCGACACCCTCAAAATTCCCTACGAGCTGCGCGAATACCATGTCGCGCCCGAGGAATTCTCCGCCATCGCCGTCGCCGAAAAAATCGGCATGCCGCCCGAGCAGGTCTTCAAAACCCTGCTCTGCGTCACGCACGAGCGCGATCACGTCTTCGCCGTCGTCCCCGGCAACGAAGAGCTCGACTTCAAAAAGCTCGCCCAGGCCGCCAGCACCCGCAAGGCCGAGATGGTCGCCGTTAAAGACGTGCAGCCCCTCACCGGCTACGTGCGCGGCGGCGTCACCGTCTTCGGCGCAAAAAAGAGCTTCCCCGTCTTTGTGGACGAGACCATCGAGCTCTTTGACACCATCTCCGTCTCCGCCGGGGCGCGCGGCATTCAAATGCTGCTCTCGCCCACGGACTATCTCCGCGCCGCCGAGGCCTCCGCCGTTCCGCTCACTAAGGATGTTCTGCCCGAGGCTGCCCGATGA
- a CDS encoding cytochrome c maturation protein CcmE — MNTKGQTYKVALAILVILGSIGYLAVSAEQSNKSYYVTIQELQTMGNKAYTRHLRVSGQVVPGSIERQGPNANFTLYEQNRKLRVEYVGEEPPPDTFKGNAPALAVGTFGRDGVFHATELQAKCASHYAPGKQGAKPGMQPATASTATASTQDDTTAMAAAHPLASHPVAR; from the coding sequence ATGAACACCAAAGGACAGACGTACAAGGTCGCCCTCGCCATCCTGGTCATCCTCGGCTCCATCGGCTACCTGGCCGTCAGCGCCGAGCAGTCCAACAAGAGCTATTACGTGACCATCCAGGAACTCCAGACGATGGGCAACAAGGCCTACACGCGCCATCTTCGCGTCTCCGGGCAGGTAGTGCCCGGCAGCATCGAGCGTCAGGGTCCGAATGCAAACTTCACCCTCTACGAGCAGAACCGCAAGCTCCGCGTCGAGTACGTCGGCGAAGAGCCCCCGCCCGACACCTTCAAGGGCAACGCTCCCGCGCTGGCCGTTGGCACCTTTGGCCGCGACGGCGTCTTTCACGCCACTGAACTGCAGGCCAAGTGCGCCTCGCACTACGCTCCCGGCAAGCAGGGAGCAAAGCCGGGCATGCAGCCCGCCACGGCGTCCACGGCCACCGCATCGACTCAGGACGACACCACGGCCATGGCCGCCGCCCACCCGCTTGCCTCACACCCCGTGGCCCGTTAA
- a CDS encoding heme exporter protein CcmB: MKRPYVLVHLAKDLRIEWRSKDAANAMLFFALLVVAIFSLAFDPTDPGLHKFTGAILCVAIMFAAVSSLNQVWARELQNQVLDAQRMTNAGANDLFIGKVLANFLFLTIVEIILAPFFVIFYNLRVVGNAWTLAVIIPLGTWALVVNGVFFAALSIRTRSRELLLPLILLPIFIPALLAMVVSTSAVITGASDPGIWIKMLAVYDIIFTTVCLLLFDTVLHAEG, encoded by the coding sequence ATGAAGCGCCCCTACGTGCTCGTGCATCTGGCCAAGGATCTCCGCATCGAGTGGCGATCCAAAGACGCCGCCAACGCCATGCTCTTCTTCGCGCTGCTGGTCGTCGCCATCTTCAGCCTGGCCTTTGACCCCACCGATCCCGGCCTGCACAAGTTCACCGGAGCCATCCTCTGCGTGGCCATCATGTTTGCCGCCGTCAGCTCGCTCAACCAGGTCTGGGCGCGCGAGCTGCAAAATCAGGTGCTCGACGCACAGCGCATGACCAACGCCGGCGCCAATGATCTGTTCATCGGCAAGGTGCTGGCCAATTTCCTCTTCCTCACCATCGTTGAGATCATCCTCGCGCCCTTTTTCGTCATCTTTTACAACCTGCGCGTGGTCGGCAATGCCTGGACGCTCGCCGTCATCATCCCCCTCGGCACCTGGGCGCTGGTGGTCAACGGAGTCTTCTTCGCCGCGCTCTCCATCCGCACCCGCAGCCGCGAGCTGCTGCTGCCGCTCATCCTGCTGCCCATCTTCATTCCGGCGCTGCTGGCCATGGTGGTCTCCACCAGCGCCGTCATCACCGGCGCATCCGACCCCGGCATCTGGATCAAGATGCTCGCCGTCTACGACATCATCTTCACCACGGTCTGCCTGCTGCTCTTTGACACCGTGCTGCACGCCGAGGGATGA
- the aroF gene encoding 3-deoxy-7-phosphoheptulonate synthase, which translates to MLVVMKPQATPEEIQAVCDHIQQLGFRPHPLPGAQRTAIGITGNQGQIDQGNIEELSGVAEVIRVSKPYKLVSRDIKEEDTIIRFPGTNITIGGRDLAMIAGPCSIESREQGFACAEAVAKAGAQFFRGGAYKPRTSPYAFQGLGEEALKIMAEIRDRFGLRIVTEAIDAEALELVAEYADVIQIGARNMQNYSLLRAAGRKRKPVLLKRGLSATLEEFLMAAEYIMSEGNYEVILCERGIRTFTDHTRNTLDLSIVPAVQRLSHLPIIVDPSHGTGKRNKVTPLARAAVAVGADGLIVEVHHQPDKALSDGMQSIYPEQYEQLFHECSQIAEILHRNIPRGVSITEDAGAAHPAAH; encoded by the coding sequence ATGCTGGTCGTCATGAAGCCGCAGGCCACACCGGAAGAAATCCAGGCCGTCTGCGACCATATCCAACAACTCGGCTTTCGTCCACACCCCCTGCCCGGCGCGCAGCGCACCGCCATCGGCATCACCGGCAACCAGGGCCAGATCGATCAGGGCAACATAGAGGAGCTCTCCGGCGTCGCCGAAGTCATCCGCGTCTCCAAGCCTTATAAGCTCGTCAGCCGCGACATCAAGGAAGAGGACACCATCATCCGCTTCCCCGGCACCAACATCACCATCGGCGGACGCGACCTCGCCATGATCGCCGGCCCCTGCTCCATCGAGTCCCGCGAACAGGGCTTCGCCTGTGCCGAAGCCGTCGCCAAAGCTGGCGCGCAGTTCTTCCGTGGCGGAGCCTACAAGCCCCGCACCTCGCCCTACGCCTTCCAGGGCCTCGGCGAAGAAGCCCTCAAAATCATGGCCGAGATTCGCGACCGCTTCGGCCTCCGGATCGTCACCGAGGCCATCGATGCCGAAGCCCTCGAGCTCGTCGCCGAATACGCCGACGTCATCCAGATCGGCGCGCGCAACATGCAGAACTACTCCCTGCTGCGCGCCGCCGGCCGCAAGCGCAAGCCCGTGCTGCTCAAGCGCGGCCTCTCGGCCACCCTTGAAGAATTCCTCATGGCCGCCGAGTACATCATGAGCGAGGGCAACTACGAGGTCATCCTCTGCGAGCGCGGCATCCGCACCTTCACTGACCACACGCGCAACACCCTCGACCTCAGCATCGTGCCCGCCGTGCAGCGGCTCAGCCACCTGCCCATCATCGTCGATCCCAGCCACGGCACCGGCAAGCGCAACAAGGTCACTCCGCTCGCCCGCGCGGCTGTCGCCGTCGGCGCTGACGGACTCATCGTCGAAGTCCACCACCAGCCCGACAAGGCGCTCTCCGACGGCATGCAGTCCATCTATCCCGAGCAGTACGAGCAGCTCTTCCACGAGTGCTCCCAGATTGCCGAAATCCTGCACCGCAACATCCCCCGCGGCGTCTCCATCACCGAAGACGCGGGAGCAGCGCACCCTGCGGCTCACTAA
- the ccsA gene encoding cytochrome c biogenesis protein CcsA — protein sequence MKNLRWLWLLVTLGVLAEGFRVAMFVVPPDAAQGDVQRIFYYHFASWCGMGLFYLINLLGSVAYLAWRNSKPATALKADSLAVTSAEIGVVFCTIGLVTGSLWGRAVWGIWWTWDPRLTSTFVLWLIYIAYLLLRRLAAGPQMRTLAAVMAIFGYVDVPIVYMSTRWWRTQHPQPVFFGGPNSGIASSMMPAVWWNMAGWLMWGIWVASLRYQSIHNEQLAEEEAARQSLEAAR from the coding sequence ATGAAGAACCTTCGATGGCTCTGGCTGCTGGTGACCCTGGGCGTTCTGGCCGAGGGCTTCCGCGTCGCCATGTTTGTCGTCCCGCCCGATGCCGCGCAGGGCGATGTGCAGCGCATCTTCTACTACCACTTCGCATCCTGGTGCGGAATGGGCCTCTTCTATCTCATCAATCTGCTCGGTTCGGTCGCCTATCTGGCCTGGCGCAACAGCAAGCCCGCCACGGCCCTCAAAGCCGACTCGCTCGCCGTCACCTCCGCGGAGATAGGCGTCGTCTTCTGCACCATCGGCCTGGTCACCGGCTCCCTCTGGGGCCGCGCCGTCTGGGGCATCTGGTGGACGTGGGACCCGCGCCTCACCTCGACCTTCGTGCTCTGGCTCATCTACATCGCCTATCTGCTGCTGCGCCGCCTCGCCGCCGGCCCGCAGATGCGCACCCTCGCCGCCGTCATGGCCATCTTCGGCTATGTCGATGTGCCCATCGTCTACATGTCCACCCGCTGGTGGCGCACCCAGCATCCGCAGCCTGTCTTCTTTGGAGGCCCCAACTCCGGCATCGCCTCCAGCATGATGCCCGCCGTCTGGTGGAACATGGCCGGATGGCTCATGTGGGGCATCTGGGTCGCCTCGCTGCGCTATCAGAGCATCCACAACGAACAACTCGCCGAGGAAGAAGCCGCCCGGCAATCCCTGGAGGCCGCACGATGA
- a CDS encoding TonB family protein produces the protein MRSKTLLFFCFFAIFMPCPAIRAQSTPPSTAKLPIHESSKSAAATNTSGDVEILNPISPQDLTILEGRLPKILARTKKNWYRLVPEEARAPEDRKGEVDIRFTLLPNGKITDMTVFHSSGDKAMDAAAWHALQHAAPFHRLPRRFHGKRIMLQFNFLYNQAPVDEQHSAPSGEPRH, from the coding sequence ATGCGATCGAAGACGCTACTCTTCTTCTGCTTTTTTGCCATCTTTATGCCATGCCCGGCCATACGGGCGCAATCTACGCCTCCGAGCACGGCGAAGCTACCAATCCATGAATCCTCAAAGTCCGCAGCAGCAACGAACACCAGCGGCGATGTTGAGATCCTGAACCCCATTTCCCCCCAGGACCTGACAATTCTTGAAGGTCGCCTGCCGAAGATCCTCGCTCGCACAAAGAAGAACTGGTATCGGCTGGTTCCCGAAGAAGCACGAGCTCCGGAAGACCGCAAGGGAGAGGTGGATATCCGGTTTACCCTGCTACCCAATGGCAAAATCACCGATATGACGGTCTTCCACTCAAGCGGCGACAAAGCCATGGATGCCGCCGCGTGGCATGCGCTTCAGCATGCGGCTCCATTTCACCGCCTTCCACGGCGATTCCATGGGAAGCGGATCATGCTGCAGTTCAACTTTCTCTACAATCAGGCTCCTGTGGACGAGCAACATTCCGCGCCGTCCGGTGAGCCACGTCACTGA
- a CDS encoding YncE family protein, which translates to MTPAHSAPEGRHSGVPGSGSSSPERFPARRLCLASSRAALLLVPLLVTGCAKKGFPHYATNFREYAYVTNGGSNTVTVLDVKNLRQDRVIAVGQDPVDVTASPTRNEVYVVNAGAPGSNGSLSVIDAETNRVNATLPLQRSPRSIDVGPSGQRAYVTNSGSNTVSVLDLQHRLLLGVVPVGSGPEEARISPDGDTLVVTNRKSGTVTLIDPHSLQVRSTFSGCPQASDTAILPDSSKAFIACTGSRYVLAIALAQRPTKNHPHRQTEPDRELAMLEVGQTPTHLALKPDGGEIFVSNFGSDTISEIDTSTNEVGGAYLVGAHPAYGIVGNDDSTLWVSNFNADTIGVYSIDDGKLVHTVQVGNGPTALAFSSDDFWLFAVDASSGDVTVVRTLAYTPNGAPIAGQMFTILPAGRNPNSIAIKTFLAR; encoded by the coding sequence TTGACGCCAGCCCATTCGGCGCCAGAGGGGCGGCATTCCGGGGTCCCCGGCAGCGGGTCTTCGTCGCCGGAGCGGTTTCCTGCACGCCGCCTCTGTCTGGCCTCGTCCCGGGCCGCGCTCCTGCTCGTGCCGCTGCTCGTCACCGGCTGCGCCAAAAAGGGCTTTCCCCACTACGCGACGAACTTCCGCGAATACGCCTACGTCACCAATGGCGGCAGCAACACCGTCACCGTGCTTGACGTCAAAAACCTGCGCCAGGACCGCGTCATCGCCGTCGGCCAGGACCCCGTCGATGTCACCGCCAGCCCCACCCGCAACGAGGTCTACGTCGTCAACGCGGGCGCTCCCGGCTCCAACGGCTCGCTCTCGGTCATCGATGCGGAAACCAACCGCGTCAACGCCACCCTTCCGCTCCAGCGGTCGCCGCGCTCCATTGACGTCGGCCCCTCGGGCCAGCGCGCTTACGTCACCAACAGTGGCTCCAACACCGTCTCGGTGCTCGATCTTCAGCACCGCTTGCTCCTCGGCGTCGTCCCCGTCGGCTCCGGCCCTGAAGAGGCCCGCATCTCGCCCGACGGGGACACCCTCGTCGTCACCAACCGCAAGAGCGGCACCGTCACCCTCATTGATCCGCACAGCCTCCAGGTCAGAAGCACCTTCAGCGGTTGCCCCCAGGCCAGCGACACCGCCATCCTTCCGGACTCCTCCAAGGCCTTCATCGCCTGCACCGGCAGCCGCTACGTCCTGGCCATAGCGCTCGCCCAACGCCCCACCAAAAATCATCCCCACCGCCAGACCGAGCCTGACCGCGAACTGGCCATGCTCGAGGTCGGCCAGACTCCCACCCACCTCGCGCTCAAGCCCGACGGCGGCGAAATCTTCGTCTCCAACTTCGGCAGCGACACCATCTCCGAGATCGACACCAGCACCAACGAGGTCGGCGGAGCCTATCTGGTCGGCGCACACCCGGCCTACGGCATCGTCGGCAATGACGATTCCACCCTCTGGGTCAGCAACTTCAACGCCGACACCATCGGCGTCTACTCCATTGACGACGGCAAGCTGGTCCACACCGTCCAGGTCGGCAACGGACCCACGGCCCTGGCCTTCTCCTCCGACGACTTCTGGCTCTTCGCCGTCGACGCCAGTTCCGGCGACGTCACCGTCGTCCGCACCCTGGCCTACACCCCCAACGGCGCACCCATTGCCGGACAGATGTTCACCATCCTCCCCGCCGGCCGCAACCCCAACAGCATCGCCATCAAAACCTTCCTCGCCCGATAA
- a CDS encoding PAS domain S-box protein, whose protein sequence is MNEVEEARKADTLIAGSSEMAARIREHDWRGTALGPLDHWSETLLATVNLMLNSPFPTMLMWGAELALLYNDAAIATLSDKHPEALGRGYREVFAEAWELVGEDMEACLYKGKTAVRDNMLIPILRDGVMEDHFWSYSLSPVYENGQVCGVFDAFRNMTESVIATRKLRESEARLKIATEAAQLGVFVWDPGVDHPVWENDRLYEIFGRDPEQGAVTGEEFLERYLHPDFHEDFQKAVARTVIEGTPLHFEGLMTRADGAVRRIEVRGNSHSDPTGSQAKVLGTVRDITELREAEQVVRDRVKHQDELAAIVSSSDDVILSKDLNGIIVTWNEAATRVFGYTAEEMIGTSILRLIPEDLHHDEEMILSNIRAGKRMKHFETVRKTRDGRLIDVSISISPLRDASGRVIGASKILRDISDRRRMEQSLLQAEKIAATGRMAATIAHEINNPLEAVMNLLYLLRPKVTDAEGRAYLANAESELNRVSHIAKQTLGYYREVASAVPVCLTAIAEQAVAIYEPRCMAAGIRVERRFASERKVVLRRGEMMQVISNLITNAIYAMSDGGQLSVSVRDTAEGVELVVGDTGIGIAPEVLPKVFEAFFTMRPSVGTGIGLFVAKQFVEGHGGRIEIMSRREGEGRGTEVRVFLPEHTPYEEAGADSLKG, encoded by the coding sequence ATGAATGAAGTGGAAGAAGCACGTAAAGCCGACACATTGATTGCCGGGTCGAGCGAGATGGCCGCGCGCATCCGCGAGCATGACTGGCGCGGCACGGCGCTGGGCCCTCTGGACCATTGGTCTGAGACGCTGTTGGCCACGGTGAATCTGATGCTGAACTCGCCGTTTCCCACGATGCTGATGTGGGGTGCGGAGCTGGCGCTGTTGTATAACGACGCCGCCATCGCGACGCTGAGCGACAAGCATCCTGAGGCGTTGGGGCGCGGATACCGCGAGGTTTTTGCCGAGGCCTGGGAGCTGGTGGGCGAGGACATGGAGGCGTGCCTGTACAAGGGCAAGACAGCGGTGCGGGACAACATGCTGATTCCGATTTTGCGCGATGGGGTGATGGAGGATCACTTCTGGAGCTACTCGCTGAGCCCGGTGTATGAGAATGGCCAGGTTTGCGGCGTGTTTGACGCCTTTCGCAATATGACCGAGTCGGTGATAGCGACGCGGAAGCTGCGCGAGAGCGAGGCAAGGCTGAAGATTGCGACCGAGGCGGCGCAGCTTGGGGTTTTTGTATGGGACCCGGGCGTCGATCATCCGGTGTGGGAGAACGACCGGCTGTATGAAATTTTCGGGCGCGATCCTGAGCAGGGGGCGGTGACGGGCGAGGAATTTCTGGAGCGATATCTGCATCCGGACTTTCATGAGGATTTTCAGAAGGCTGTGGCGCGGACGGTGATCGAAGGCACGCCGCTGCATTTTGAGGGGCTGATGACGCGCGCCGATGGGGCGGTGCGGCGGATCGAGGTGCGGGGGAATTCGCACTCGGACCCGACGGGCAGCCAGGCGAAGGTTCTGGGGACAGTGCGGGATATTACGGAGCTTCGCGAGGCCGAGCAGGTGGTGCGCGACCGGGTCAAGCACCAGGATGAGCTGGCGGCGATTGTGTCCTCGTCGGATGACGTGATTTTGAGCAAGGACCTGAATGGAATCATCGTCACGTGGAATGAGGCGGCGACGCGGGTGTTCGGCTATACGGCGGAGGAGATGATCGGGACATCGATTCTGCGGCTGATTCCCGAGGACCTGCACCACGACGAGGAGATGATTCTGAGCAACATCCGTGCGGGCAAGCGGATGAAGCATTTTGAGACGGTGCGCAAGACGCGGGATGGGCGGCTGATCGACGTGTCGATCTCGATTTCGCCGCTGCGGGATGCGAGCGGGCGGGTGATTGGCGCGTCGAAGATTCTGCGCGATATCTCAGACCGGCGGCGGATGGAGCAGTCTCTGCTGCAGGCGGAGAAGATTGCGGCGACGGGGCGGATGGCGGCGACGATTGCGCATGAGATCAACAATCCTCTGGAAGCGGTGATGAACCTGCTGTATCTGCTGCGGCCGAAGGTCACCGATGCGGAAGGACGGGCATATCTGGCCAATGCGGAGAGCGAGCTGAACCGGGTTTCGCACATTGCCAAGCAGACGCTCGGCTATTACCGCGAGGTGGCTTCGGCGGTTCCTGTATGCCTGACGGCGATTGCCGAGCAGGCGGTGGCGATCTATGAGCCGCGCTGCATGGCGGCGGGCATTCGGGTGGAGCGCCGGTTTGCGTCAGAACGGAAGGTTGTGCTGCGGCGCGGGGAGATGATGCAGGTGATCTCAAACCTGATTACGAACGCGATTTATGCCATGTCCGACGGAGGGCAGCTCTCGGTGTCGGTGCGGGATACGGCAGAGGGGGTGGAGCTGGTGGTCGGCGACACCGGCATCGGGATTGCGCCGGAGGTGCTGCCGAAGGTGTTCGAGGCGTTTTTCACGATGCGGCCATCGGTGGGGACGGGGATTGGCCTGTTTGTGGCGAAGCAGTTTGTGGAGGGGCATGGCGGGCGGATCGAGATCATGAGCCGACGGGAGGGGGAAGGACGCGGGACAGAGGTTCGCGTCTTTTTGCCGGAGCATACGCCTTATGAAGAGGCTGGGGCGGATTCCCTCAAGGGTTGA
- a CDS encoding YtxH domain-containing protein yields the protein MNSVKVWTAFSVGVVAGACVALLYAPQSGERTRRQIRRNVEDAGDYLRETAEEVQERAQEYVKRGRDVVDDLVESARKTVKA from the coding sequence ATGAACAGCGTGAAGGTCTGGACAGCATTTTCCGTGGGAGTGGTTGCCGGCGCATGCGTGGCGCTGCTGTATGCACCGCAGAGCGGCGAGCGGACGCGGCGTCAGATTCGCCGCAACGTGGAAGACGCGGGCGATTATCTGCGTGAGACCGCGGAAGAAGTGCAGGAGCGCGCGCAGGAGTATGTGAAGCGCGGCCGCGATGTGGTGGATGATCTGGTGGAGTCGGCTCGCAAGACGGTGAAGGCGTAG
- the thiC gene encoding phosphomethylpyrimidine synthase ThiC, with product MASNPTLEILKPRAEWIVKRKAEALRTGDTNMSQMHFARKGLITEEMAYVAKREQISVELVRDEIAAGRLIIPANINHPELEPMAIGIASKCKVNANIGNSAVTSNIDEELRKLHMAVQFGADTVMDLSTGGNIPEIRDAILRHSPVPIGTVPIYEALNRVKRLEDLNIDVYLEVIEEQAEQGVDYFTVHAGLLIQYVPMVAKRITGIVSRGGAILAQWMTHHHKQNFLYEHFDRIVKVMAKHDVSFSLGDGLRPGSVADAADEAQYAELKTLGELTAKAWQSDVQVMIEGPGHVPLDKIKEQVDKEVEYCFGAPFYTLGPLVTDIAPGYDHITSAIGAALIGWHGASMLCYVTPKEHLGLPNEKDVKDGMIAYKIAAHAADIARHRPGARDRDDAISYARYTFDWEKQFALSIDPETARSMHDETLPDDYYKDAAFCSMCGPKFCSMNWSSKVDEFNKEVHGLEKKDLSELVTLQAQQLQTKS from the coding sequence ATGGCTTCCAATCCGACACTTGAGATTCTGAAACCCCGCGCTGAATGGATCGTAAAGCGCAAAGCCGAAGCCCTGCGCACGGGCGACACCAACATGTCGCAGATGCACTTTGCCCGCAAAGGGCTGATCACCGAGGAGATGGCCTACGTGGCCAAGCGCGAGCAGATTTCGGTGGAACTGGTGCGCGACGAGATCGCGGCCGGGCGGCTGATTATTCCGGCGAACATCAATCACCCGGAGCTGGAGCCGATGGCGATTGGCATCGCCTCAAAGTGCAAGGTGAATGCGAATATCGGCAACTCGGCCGTGACGTCGAATATCGATGAAGAGCTGCGCAAGCTGCATATGGCCGTGCAGTTTGGCGCCGATACGGTGATGGATTTATCGACGGGCGGGAATATTCCGGAGATTCGCGACGCCATTTTGCGGCACTCGCCGGTGCCGATTGGCACGGTGCCGATTTATGAGGCGCTGAACCGCGTGAAGCGGCTCGAAGACCTGAACATCGACGTGTACCTGGAAGTGATTGAAGAGCAGGCCGAGCAGGGCGTGGATTATTTCACGGTGCATGCGGGACTGCTGATTCAGTATGTGCCGATGGTGGCCAAGCGCATCACGGGCATTGTGAGCCGCGGCGGCGCGATTCTGGCGCAGTGGATGACGCACCACCACAAGCAGAACTTCCTGTATGAGCACTTTGACCGCATTGTGAAGGTGATGGCCAAGCACGATGTGAGCTTCTCGCTGGGCGATGGCCTGCGGCCGGGCAGTGTGGCCGATGCCGCCGACGAGGCGCAGTATGCCGAGCTGAAGACGCTGGGCGAGCTGACGGCGAAGGCCTGGCAGAGCGACGTGCAGGTGATGATCGAAGGGCCGGGGCATGTGCCGCTGGACAAGATCAAGGAGCAGGTGGACAAGGAAGTGGAGTACTGCTTTGGCGCGCCCTTCTACACGCTGGGGCCGCTGGTGACCGACATTGCTCCCGGTTATGACCACATCACGTCGGCGATTGGCGCGGCGCTGATCGGCTGGCATGGCGCCTCGATGCTCTGCTATGTGACGCCCAAGGAGCACCTGGGCCTGCCGAACGAGAAGGATGTGAAGGACGGCATGATTGCCTACAAGATTGCGGCGCATGCGGCCGACATTGCACGGCACCGGCCGGGCGCGCGCGACCGCGACGACGCTATCAGCTATGCCCGTTACACCTTCGATTGGGAGAAGCAGTTCGCTCTCTCGATCGATCCGGAAACGGCGCGCAGCATGCACGATGAGACGCTGCCGGATGACTACTACAAGGACGCGGCCTTCTGCTCGATGTGCGGGCCGAAGTTCTGCTCGATGAACTGGTCGAGCAAGGTGGACGAGTTCAACAAGGAAGTCCACGGGCTCGAGAAGAAAGATCTCTCCGAACTGGTGACGCTGCAGGCGCAGCAGTTGCAGACGAAGAGCTAG